Proteins encoded within one genomic window of Halocatena marina:
- a CDS encoding ABC transporter ATP-binding protein codes for MSAIKINNLTKRYGDVTAVSNLSLSVGSGEIFGFLGPNGAGKSTTINMMLDFTTPTSGSVHVFGHDAHRRSTDIRRRAGLLLEGYGVYPRLTGREHVEHAIETKNADDDPDELLARIGMTDVADRRAGSYSKGMCQRMAIAVALVGSPELLVLDEPSTGLDPNGARRLRDLVIAEAERGATVFFSSHILEQVEAVADRIAILLDGKLTATGSVADLRTNLERGTTIELDVMGVTDGLLDGLRTLGCVHDVAVHNDTVTVACDNTGEAKLRVLNVAANTGTFHDFTVRETGLGDVFSRYTEDRQ; via the coding sequence ATGTCAGCAATCAAAATAAACAACCTGACCAAACGATACGGAGACGTAACTGCCGTAAGTAATCTATCACTGTCTGTTGGCTCTGGTGAGATATTCGGATTTCTCGGTCCCAACGGCGCTGGAAAATCAACAACGATCAATATGATGCTCGATTTTACGACGCCAACCAGTGGATCGGTGCACGTCTTCGGTCACGACGCTCACCGGAGATCCACCGATATTCGCCGTCGGGCCGGTCTTCTCCTCGAAGGGTACGGTGTATACCCACGGCTTACTGGCCGTGAACACGTTGAACACGCGATTGAAACGAAGAATGCAGACGACGATCCCGACGAGTTGCTCGCACGGATCGGAATGACCGACGTTGCTGACCGCCGCGCTGGCAGCTACTCGAAAGGGATGTGCCAGCGAATGGCCATCGCTGTTGCACTCGTCGGTTCACCAGAGCTGCTTGTCCTTGATGAACCATCGACTGGTCTCGATCCCAACGGTGCTCGACGACTCCGCGATCTCGTCATTGCTGAAGCTGAACGCGGTGCGACCGTCTTTTTCTCCAGTCACATCCTCGAACAAGTTGAAGCGGTTGCCGATCGTATAGCGATACTTTTAGACGGGAAGCTCACAGCGACTGGCAGCGTTGCAGATCTCAGAACGAATCTCGAACGGGGCACCACCATCGAACTCGATGTGATGGGCGTAACTGACGGACTACTTGATGGACTCCGGACGCTCGGCTGTGTGCATGATGTGGCAGTTCACAACGACACCGTCACGGTTGCGTGCGACAACACCGGAGAGGCAAAGCTCCGCGTATTGAACGTGGCGGCTAACACTGGGACCTTCCATGACTTCACAGTCCGAGAAACAGGGCTTGGTGACGTGTTCTCGCGCTACACGGAGGACCGACAGTGA
- a CDS encoding ABC transporter permease subunit encodes MSRCDVFRRDLRSVYRSRTGTAVAAILALSTVIAVGLFSLASDALAVAAVGGLLTVAVLLTLVFIGSPRSIAGAVIVFTVLAVGLTFAVADPAPYTLDRPSMRFAVLSVGSALSFLIPLVGLIGSYAALVGERETGSVRFLLGLPNSRSDAYIGKFLSRATVVIVPLVTGLVLTGLIVELTFQNGSFLGTLGLTIVSILYALLFVGIGLSASAYADSSNRAVAIAIAAFVTFRVGWTALRWLGIEHTPHRGSYPEWFFWFGRINPINAYIKLTTLFAEFEYGHPLIVTSTNTANTLVTSHAFAALVLCVWTALAPITGLLYFRDRDII; translated from the coding sequence GTGAGCCGTTGTGATGTGTTCCGACGAGATCTTCGGAGCGTCTATCGTTCACGGACTGGAACAGCAGTTGCGGCTATTCTCGCATTGAGCACAGTCATCGCAGTTGGGCTGTTCTCTCTTGCGAGTGATGCTCTTGCGGTTGCAGCCGTTGGCGGGCTTCTCACCGTTGCTGTCCTTCTCACCCTCGTGTTTATCGGAAGTCCTCGATCAATTGCGGGTGCTGTCATTGTGTTTACAGTGCTTGCTGTTGGCCTAACATTCGCCGTTGCAGATCCAGCCCCTTATACTCTCGATCGCCCGTCAATGCGATTTGCCGTCCTTAGCGTTGGGAGCGCGCTATCGTTTCTCATTCCGCTTGTCGGACTCATCGGGAGCTATGCCGCACTCGTCGGAGAACGCGAGACGGGTAGCGTCCGCTTTCTTCTTGGTCTCCCCAATTCCCGGTCGGATGCCTACATTGGGAAGTTTCTCAGTCGCGCGACAGTCGTGATTGTCCCACTCGTCACCGGACTTGTACTCACTGGCTTGATCGTCGAGCTAACATTCCAGAACGGCTCATTCCTCGGAACCCTTGGTCTTACAATCGTTTCTATCTTGTACGCGCTGTTGTTTGTCGGCATCGGACTCTCCGCGTCGGCGTATGCTGACAGCTCAAATCGTGCGGTTGCGATCGCTATTGCAGCCTTCGTTACGTTCCGTGTTGGATGGACTGCACTCCGATGGCTCGGCATCGAACACACGCCACACCGTGGTTCCTATCCAGAGTGGTTCTTTTGGTTTGGGCGAATCAATCCAATCAACGCCTACATCAAGCTCACGACATTGTTCGCGGAGTTCGAGTACGGTCACCCGCTCATCGTGACGTCTACGAATACGGCAAACACACTCGTGACGTCTCATGCGTTCGCGGCGCTTGTCCTCTGCGTATGGACTGCTCTCGCGCCGATTACTGGTCTGTTGTACTTCCGCGATCGTGATATTATCTGA
- a CDS encoding glycosyltransferase family 4 protein, with translation MKIAYVLSQNKGGLPHYAAELANAVSHHADVTVFKPAETTADDIFSDDIETVDAFGTMNISIPDMYTLNFDIANNVRGLFSYRNLKRIQEFDPDVIHDPTDFFPQVKFFTKVHNLDDNYPFVVTYHEVPPPVTSLSNPLGAAEELLNVAIPDARLDQIIVHSDQQQTAFTRRLRRLSGIDVIPHGVYEFFTKHDYQQHPEEPHTLVFFGNIFPGKGLDVLAEAIEIVSQEIPGVTLLIAGDGRLSAKTKRIIEEQSEHFEVHNYFIPNETVGEFFSRAALVVLPYQETNGDGTKGHSGALSTAHAFGKPVVATSIGDFPAQVGETGSGLVVPPDDPESLADAIIELLEDDERRVEMAANSTHQAERLSWKNIAKRHIEVYERAIDEFHTTQTVGQ, from the coding sequence ATGAAGATTGCGTACGTTCTCTCCCAGAACAAGGGAGGACTCCCGCACTACGCTGCGGAACTCGCGAATGCTGTTTCTCACCATGCTGACGTCACCGTGTTCAAACCGGCAGAAACGACTGCCGATGATATTTTCTCAGACGACATTGAGACGGTCGATGCATTTGGGACCATGAACATCTCTATCCCAGATATGTATACGCTCAATTTCGATATTGCAAACAACGTGCGAGGACTGTTTTCTTACCGCAACCTGAAACGCATCCAGGAGTTCGATCCAGACGTTATTCACGATCCGACTGACTTCTTTCCACAAGTCAAGTTTTTCACGAAAGTCCACAATTTAGATGATAATTATCCGTTCGTTGTGACGTATCACGAAGTTCCACCACCGGTGACCTCACTATCGAATCCCCTCGGAGCAGCTGAGGAACTCCTCAACGTCGCAATTCCAGACGCTCGTCTCGACCAAATCATCGTTCACAGCGATCAGCAGCAGACAGCATTCACTCGCCGACTCCGACGCCTTAGTGGTATTGACGTCATTCCACACGGCGTTTACGAATTCTTCACTAAGCACGACTATCAGCAGCATCCAGAAGAACCGCACACGCTCGTCTTTTTCGGGAACATATTCCCAGGAAAGGGTCTCGACGTGCTGGCCGAGGCAATCGAAATTGTGTCTCAAGAAATCCCCGGAGTGACGCTCCTCATTGCTGGTGACGGTCGACTCTCAGCAAAAACAAAACGAATTATCGAGGAGCAGAGTGAACACTTCGAAGTTCACAACTACTTCATCCCGAACGAGACCGTAGGCGAATTCTTCTCGCGGGCCGCACTCGTCGTATTACCGTACCAAGAAACAAACGGCGATGGAACAAAAGGGCACAGCGGTGCGCTTTCGACAGCTCACGCCTTCGGGAAGCCTGTCGTGGCCACTTCGATTGGTGACTTTCCGGCACAGGTCGGTGAAACTGGTTCTGGGCTCGTTGTCCCGCCGGACGACCCCGAATCGCTTGCAGACGCGATCATCGAACTTCTCGAAGATGACGAACGACGGGTCGAAATGGCTGCCAACAGCACACACCAAGCAGAGCGTCTGTCGTGGAAGAACATTGCCAAGCGCCATATTGAGGTTTATGAACGGGCTATCGACGAATTCCACACCACTCAAACGGTCGGCCAGTAG
- a CDS encoding sulfatase-like hydrolase/transferase, with protein MQSTLSEGAQPPLSALSSTDAVNNVVIFISDALRYDSLPEKIREKGVTAKAVAASTFTANALPSITSGQYPATHKVWRFQEDRLASEPAIFSSEEYDIGFNAETVWLIDESAKKPPLRWNHQTEEQTIRELDPPFVHFIHDVGPHAPYGYDNTVWDSTESFFSAYPEPETLRKLYAKDCENSAERFLSVLEYLREEGLLDETLVVYTSDHGQCLGETHHGGQFGHVDPMCPELVYIPITFIGAGLPAGQDYDGLLSSVDIAPTVLAAQGRQIPHDMDGQQVWTVGPSADRTARCDVWAHKNVDIAGRTITLNAYAATGLWDQYGGQVLQRRSRLQRSGYVAEKLLRGTQSPVWRPNTSLGAILGLLSTYGRNEITYGAPRISMSDAQSSFPNRFSEAIEHEATPDNDELAEKLADLGYLS; from the coding sequence ATGCAATCGACGCTCTCGGAGGGAGCACAACCTCCACTGTCAGCTCTTTCGTCAACTGATGCTGTCAACAACGTTGTTATCTTCATTTCTGATGCGCTCCGATACGATTCGCTCCCGGAGAAGATAAGAGAGAAAGGTGTAACCGCAAAGGCGGTCGCTGCTAGCACCTTCACGGCGAACGCACTTCCCTCAATCACGAGCGGTCAGTATCCGGCAACGCACAAGGTCTGGCGCTTTCAAGAAGATCGTCTCGCATCCGAACCAGCCATCTTCAGCTCAGAAGAGTATGACATCGGATTCAATGCAGAGACGGTCTGGCTTATCGATGAATCTGCAAAGAAACCACCGTTGCGATGGAACCACCAGACTGAAGAACAGACGATTCGGGAGCTTGATCCTCCATTCGTTCATTTCATTCACGATGTTGGCCCGCACGCTCCCTATGGGTACGATAATACGGTGTGGGACTCGACAGAATCGTTCTTCAGCGCCTATCCAGAACCAGAGACCCTCCGAAAACTGTACGCCAAAGACTGTGAGAACTCGGCGGAACGGTTCCTCTCTGTACTCGAATACCTTCGGGAAGAGGGGCTGCTCGATGAGACGCTGGTAGTCTACACCTCCGATCACGGGCAGTGTCTCGGTGAGACGCATCACGGCGGACAGTTCGGCCACGTTGATCCGATGTGTCCCGAATTGGTGTACATTCCAATCACCTTCATCGGTGCTGGGCTTCCAGCGGGACAGGACTACGACGGTCTCCTCTCTAGCGTCGACATCGCTCCCACCGTACTCGCTGCGCAGGGCCGTCAAATCCCGCACGACATGGACGGGCAACAAGTCTGGACCGTTGGCCCATCTGCAGACAGGACTGCCAGATGTGATGTCTGGGCGCACAAGAACGTCGACATCGCTGGACGGACGATCACGTTGAACGCATACGCTGCAACGGGACTCTGGGATCAGTACGGCGGACAGGTACTCCAGCGTCGATCACGCCTCCAGCGGTCTGGATACGTCGCAGAGAAATTACTTCGGGGCACTCAGAGTCCAGTCTGGCGTCCCAACACGTCACTTGGTGCCATCCTCGGGCTGCTGTCCACGTACGGCCGAAACGAGATCACGTATGGTGCTCCTCGGATCTCGATGTCAGATGCACAATCCTCGTTCCCGAATCGATTCTCTGAAGCGATCGAACACGAAGCCACACCAGATAATGATGAATTAGCAGAAAAACTCGCTGATCTCGGATATCTCTCGTGA
- a CDS encoding polysaccharide biosynthesis C-terminal domain-containing protein, producing the protein MSYTKILRSSIGTFATRIGLSVAIFLGVFYLAAATEPLVLGIYSLFVAVVRVLDLLTNLGIVEAAQKRISEGTERAEFFTAALLVRLGLFAPVGIIVIIFHQQIAAYVGRDLVVPFLLAGAFCYLIRKAIEAGLIGKKNVAQAGLLQFVFAAGQLMSWIVLVSLDYGLVGVLSGYVIGQLLAIGVGVVLNTLRLTRPTKRHFRSLFQFAKYGWVGAVTTQSWVWTDTLILGLFVVPAFIGVYELSWQITGVLFLLASAIGSTLFANVSELSAQDETEQITDLLERSLVYTGIMAIPGLVGGIIFAESLLAIFGEEYRIGATVVAVLILARVFHSYEIVFGKVINALDRPDLMFRSNVVFILLNIVLNVLAIATVGWIGAALATSGAMILKTGLTYRYIRSILSFTVPVTEILLEVISALIMGLCLWFLIPVSLASLPVLEIALLIGLGGAIYAVSLLVLVERIRIATARVFRTLLVSIDR; encoded by the coding sequence ATGAGCTATACGAAGATACTCCGGTCATCGATCGGAACGTTTGCCACGAGGATCGGGCTGTCAGTAGCGATCTTCCTCGGCGTGTTCTATCTCGCGGCAGCGACGGAGCCGTTGGTACTCGGAATCTATTCGTTGTTCGTCGCTGTCGTCCGAGTACTCGACCTCCTGACAAATCTCGGAATCGTCGAAGCGGCACAGAAACGAATCAGCGAAGGAACCGAACGAGCGGAGTTTTTCACTGCGGCACTGTTGGTTCGTCTCGGACTGTTCGCTCCCGTTGGTATCATCGTCATCATCTTCCATCAGCAGATCGCAGCGTACGTCGGTCGGGATTTGGTAGTGCCATTTTTGCTCGCGGGCGCATTTTGCTATCTCATTCGGAAGGCAATCGAAGCGGGATTGATCGGAAAAAAGAACGTTGCACAGGCTGGCTTGCTCCAGTTCGTATTCGCCGCTGGGCAGTTGATGTCGTGGATTGTCCTCGTATCGCTGGACTACGGACTGGTCGGTGTTCTCTCTGGATACGTCATCGGTCAACTGCTCGCCATTGGAGTGGGAGTAGTGTTGAATACGCTGCGATTGACACGTCCGACCAAACGTCACTTTCGGAGCCTCTTTCAGTTCGCAAAGTACGGCTGGGTTGGGGCTGTAACTACACAATCGTGGGTTTGGACCGATACACTCATCCTCGGATTGTTTGTTGTGCCCGCCTTCATTGGCGTCTACGAGCTTAGCTGGCAGATAACTGGCGTGCTCTTCTTGCTCGCCTCAGCGATCGGCTCAACCTTGTTCGCCAACGTCAGCGAACTCTCGGCTCAAGACGAAACCGAACAGATAACCGATCTGCTCGAACGCTCGCTCGTCTACACCGGTATTATGGCGATTCCAGGACTCGTTGGCGGTATCATCTTCGCCGAGTCACTGTTAGCCATCTTCGGAGAGGAGTATCGTATCGGAGCGACCGTCGTTGCTGTCCTTATTCTTGCGCGTGTGTTCCACAGCTACGAAATCGTCTTCGGTAAGGTAATCAACGCACTCGATCGGCCTGATCTGATGTTCAGATCGAACGTTGTCTTTATCCTTCTCAACATCGTCTTGAACGTTCTCGCTATTGCGACCGTGGGCTGGATTGGCGCTGCACTCGCCACGTCAGGGGCAATGATACTCAAGACGGGACTGACATACCGATACATCCGCTCGATACTCTCGTTTACCGTTCCAGTCACAGAAATCCTGTTAGAAGTGATTTCAGCGCTAATTATGGGGCTTTGTCTGTGGTTTCTCATTCCTGTCTCGCTCGCGTCCCTTCCTGTGCTCGAAATAGCGTTGCTCATCGGTTTGGGTGGAGCAATTTACGCCGTCTCACTACTCGTACTCGTCGAGAGGATTCGAATCGCAACAGCGCGTGTATTCCGGACCCTCCTCGTGAGTATCGATCGCTGA
- a CDS encoding ATP-grasp domain-containing protein, translating into MPEQKADDQSILLPVNDSGSSISCVRSLGKHDIRTIAISEHRDRPAFASRYCDETIIVPSPYDDLIAYKDGLLSAAERTDVHTIIPHREMDSYVLSKYQAEFEEHVVPLWPSFENVRIVHDSLRMADAARAAGIPTPETWSFEDVEDWDRELIVKPRYSILTSDYVSSLSPSDCEGKMDPVYIPPNTEPDLETIQAEMHKSDSHIPDHIPIVQEFIRDTRTEYGFRGLCDDGNSVLTCQKRQVRGTTYAGGASVFRETMRDPHIEELGRTLLEHLDWHGLASVQFLRDPESGEYKFTEINPRVWASLEMDVLAGADFPYAHWLLATNNADRIDPDYDVGTGNHLLIGELQYLWSVLRDEYPLVERPRFRRALWDVLSSCYDHPHFDYIHLDDPGPFARGVLNQLPIGGRSTGQVAGE; encoded by the coding sequence ATGCCCGAACAAAAAGCGGACGATCAATCGATTCTCCTCCCGGTCAACGATTCTGGAAGCAGTATTTCGTGCGTACGGTCGCTCGGCAAGCACGATATTCGAACCATCGCCATTTCAGAACACCGAGACAGGCCAGCATTCGCGTCTCGGTACTGCGATGAAACGATCATTGTTCCGTCGCCCTACGACGATCTGATTGCGTACAAAGACGGCCTACTATCAGCTGCGGAGCGGACGGACGTGCACACGATTATCCCACATCGAGAGATGGACAGTTACGTACTTTCGAAATACCAAGCCGAATTCGAGGAACACGTCGTCCCTCTTTGGCCTTCGTTCGAGAACGTTAGAATCGTACACGATAGTCTTCGAATGGCCGACGCTGCCAGAGCAGCAGGCATACCGACTCCGGAAACGTGGTCGTTTGAGGATGTCGAGGACTGGGATCGTGAACTGATCGTCAAGCCCCGGTACTCGATCCTTACGAGTGACTACGTGAGCTCACTCTCCCCGAGCGACTGCGAGGGGAAAATGGACCCGGTGTACATCCCACCGAACACCGAACCGGATCTGGAAACGATTCAAGCAGAGATGCACAAAAGCGACAGTCATATCCCAGACCACATTCCAATCGTGCAAGAATTCATTCGGGATACGCGAACTGAATACGGCTTCAGAGGGCTCTGTGACGATGGCAATTCTGTGTTGACGTGCCAAAAGCGCCAAGTAAGGGGAACGACGTACGCTGGCGGTGCGAGTGTTTTTCGTGAAACAATGCGTGATCCTCACATCGAAGAACTCGGGCGGACGTTGCTCGAACATCTCGATTGGCACGGTCTCGCCTCGGTCCAGTTCCTCCGAGATCCCGAATCAGGCGAGTACAAGTTCACCGAGATCAATCCGCGCGTCTGGGCGTCGCTCGAGATGGACGTACTCGCGGGGGCTGATTTTCCGTACGCCCACTGGCTGCTGGCGACCAACAACGCAGATCGCATCGATCCAGATTACGACGTCGGAACCGGAAACCACCTTCTGATCGGTGAGCTGCAGTATCTCTGGAGCGTTCTTCGAGACGAATATCCTCTCGTCGAACGGCCACGATTCCGGCGGGCGCTATGGGACGTGCTCTCTTCGTGTTATGACCACCCACACTTCGATTACATTCATCTCGACGATCCCGGTCCGTTCGCCCGTGGCGTTCTCAATCAACTACCAATTGGTGGTCGTTCAACAGGCCAAGTCGCTGGCGAATGA
- a CDS encoding FkbM family methyltransferase, whose protein sequence is MKNRLLAVGSRLADRYGVLPIAGAIYWKVDTAYCLVRVATIGELDAEIAGQSVRFDLSTRSEYRRAKNLGGERAVIEALLSELSGAETVWDIGASVGTYTCFIASALTTGCVVGFEPESTNRSRLRMNLEQNELTGWEIASFALSNENGTCTLSSEFVEAGAGHHYLSSDGTGPTVETRRGDTLVDKTEYAPPDIVKIDVQGAELAVLSGLRGVLDGVRSIFLEVHPDKCDRYDTTAEEIEAFLTTSGFSLTQLGEPTTRRSGVYFIHASR, encoded by the coding sequence ATGAAAAACCGACTTCTTGCTGTTGGTTCTCGGCTCGCCGACCGGTATGGGGTCCTCCCGATTGCCGGAGCGATCTATTGGAAGGTCGATACGGCATACTGCCTGGTTCGGGTTGCGACGATTGGTGAGTTGGATGCAGAGATCGCAGGACAGTCAGTCCGGTTCGACCTCTCGACGAGATCTGAATACCGACGGGCGAAGAATCTCGGTGGCGAACGAGCTGTGATCGAGGCGCTCCTCTCTGAACTGAGTGGAGCCGAGACGGTCTGGGACATCGGCGCGTCTGTGGGGACATACACGTGTTTTATTGCAAGCGCGCTGACCACAGGCTGTGTCGTCGGGTTCGAACCAGAGTCGACAAATCGTTCCCGCCTCCGGATGAATCTCGAACAGAACGAGCTCACGGGCTGGGAGATCGCTTCGTTCGCTCTGTCGAATGAGAACGGGACGTGTACGCTTTCATCGGAGTTCGTGGAAGCGGGCGCTGGTCATCACTATCTCTCATCGGATGGAACCGGCCCCACAGTTGAAACGAGACGAGGAGATACGCTGGTCGATAAAACAGAGTACGCGCCGCCTGATATCGTCAAAATCGATGTACAGGGGGCTGAATTAGCCGTCTTGAGCGGGTTGCGTGGCGTACTCGATGGCGTTCGCTCCATCTTCCTCGAAGTCCACCCGGACAAATGTGATCGATACGATACGACAGCCGAGGAGATCGAGGCGTTTCTCACCACGTCAGGTTTTTCGCTCACACAGCTTGGCGAGCCGACGACCCGTCGATCCGGCGTCTATTTCATCCATGCCAGTCGATAA
- a CDS encoding DHHA1 domain-containing protein, which produces MNNTILIGLASIVALAGTTVYWRRRERMVRESLAVSRDWETNTTNTIEQEDRHAAKKAARELDTTVPKLPERITALDEERRDLRRERDAVRERWADAWWTSQTDVLTAGGEPNVLCVAFDRWELPDARAFAKRALDEDAITLVVARGDASFAVAVGDPLVGTFSADEIANEIVEQAGGGAGGNDRLAAGGGATAPLDEACQRVKTELPRSQTVRVIGVEAENEP; this is translated from the coding sequence ATGAATAATACAATACTCATCGGCCTCGCCTCGATTGTCGCGCTTGCTGGGACGACTGTCTACTGGCGGCGACGCGAGCGAATGGTCCGCGAAAGCCTCGCCGTCAGCCGTGATTGGGAGACGAACACGACGAACACTATCGAGCAGGAGGATCGACACGCCGCGAAGAAAGCAGCCAGAGAGCTTGATACGACGGTACCGAAACTCCCCGAACGGATCACTGCACTGGATGAGGAACGCCGCGACCTGCGCCGCGAACGTGACGCCGTTCGGGAACGGTGGGCCGACGCATGGTGGACTTCCCAAACCGATGTGCTAACAGCGGGCGGCGAGCCAAACGTCCTGTGTGTTGCGTTCGATCGCTGGGAACTCCCCGACGCTCGGGCGTTCGCGAAACGTGCGCTGGATGAGGACGCAATTACCCTCGTAGTTGCCCGCGGTGATGCCTCGTTTGCTGTCGCGGTCGGCGACCCACTGGTCGGTACGTTCAGTGCGGATGAGATCGCAAACGAAATCGTCGAACAGGCTGGTGGTGGTGCGGGTGGTAACGACCGGTTAGCGGCCGGCGGGGGAGCAACAGCACCGCTCGATGAAGCCTGCCAGCGCGTCAAAACGGAGTTACCACGATCACAGACGGTTCGTGTGATCGGCGTCGAGGCCGAGAATGAGCCGTGA
- a CDS encoding lipid II:glycine glycyltransferase FemX codes for MSETNTLTLQAVCPIDTPEWNTFVEAHPDATVFHTAEWLHTIETIFEYEPRHVLLTEGDTDNEDGTVHAAVPGFVVSEGFGQSVLNPFCEYGFPLIDDAVDVAVLSTLQDADETRIIKDTGWSGVCGYNAAGYGGVPTGSSIRLSLDRPFDELWESVFEKDVRRCVRTARDHGVSVIDGSVDAFYPLYLETMQRLGSPQFPKQFFASLADAFGESVAILLAQHDEDTIAGVFLFEWDDTTIVWTPASKRTHWDHRPNHLLYVEAIKRACVASRSVVDFGRSRRGSSVHRFKAQFGGFDYPLTSFVTPPHRAGRASLDGYGRLSTITPYIAPLITHPSVGPTLKKLIHE; via the coding sequence ATGAGTGAGACGAACACGCTCACGCTACAAGCGGTGTGTCCCATAGACACCCCCGAGTGGAACACCTTTGTCGAGGCACATCCGGACGCAACGGTGTTTCACACTGCAGAGTGGCTACACACCATCGAAACGATATTCGAATACGAACCTCGACACGTTCTCCTCACCGAGGGCGACACTGATAATGAGGATGGAACAGTCCACGCGGCTGTGCCAGGATTCGTCGTCTCTGAAGGATTCGGACAGAGTGTGCTCAACCCCTTTTGTGAGTACGGCTTTCCGTTAATCGACGACGCTGTGGACGTTGCGGTGCTTTCAACACTGCAAGATGCAGATGAAACGCGTATTATCAAGGACACCGGTTGGAGCGGAGTGTGTGGGTACAACGCGGCTGGCTATGGTGGTGTCCCGACCGGCTCGTCAATTCGGTTGTCACTCGACCGACCGTTCGATGAGCTCTGGGAGTCGGTCTTCGAAAAGGACGTTCGCCGGTGTGTGCGGACTGCACGCGATCACGGTGTCAGCGTGATCGACGGCTCTGTTGACGCGTTCTATCCACTCTATCTCGAAACGATGCAACGGCTCGGGAGTCCACAGTTTCCCAAGCAGTTTTTTGCCTCGCTTGCGGACGCGTTCGGCGAGTCTGTTGCGATCTTACTCGCTCAGCACGATGAGGACACAATCGCCGGTGTGTTCCTGTTCGAGTGGGATGATACGACGATCGTCTGGACGCCCGCCTCGAAACGCACTCACTGGGACCACCGACCGAACCATCTGCTCTACGTCGAAGCGATCAAGCGGGCCTGTGTGGCCAGTCGATCGGTCGTTGATTTCGGCCGATCTCGTCGTGGCTCGAGCGTCCACAGGTTCAAAGCCCAGTTCGGTGGATTCGACTATCCACTCACGAGTTTCGTTACGCCGCCGCATCGGGCTGGCCGCGCGTCACTCGACGGATACGGCCGGTTGTCGACTATCACGCCGTACATCGCACCGCTCATCACTCATCCCTCTGTGGGACCGACGTTGAAAAAGCTAATCCATGAATAA
- a CDS encoding polysaccharide deacetylase family protein yields MRSPVENVLSFDLEHWYSATLLRDAVTDPTERIEESVEIVLDLLARRGVKATFFVVGEVARDHPELVAQIAADGHEIGSHGHTHRPLFELTREQFSHEIERSTAAIQDATGTMPVGFRAPNFSVTPRTQWAIAVLEASEYQYDSSVFPVRTPMYGVTGAPVRPYSIDPTAPFEDRPADHALVELPLAVFHPRFKLPVAGGFYARLLPTQLLQRGIRTLNARGLPATIYFHPWEFNPAVKTPSVTAHKRFVSFHGINRLKSKLETLLDTFTFTTAASVAREYANENDLVSYDTPSPVFQSEDSR; encoded by the coding sequence ATGAGATCACCAGTCGAAAACGTTCTCTCGTTCGACCTCGAACACTGGTACTCGGCGACGCTTCTCCGTGATGCGGTGACCGATCCCACCGAGCGTATCGAAGAATCAGTGGAAATTGTCCTCGATCTCCTCGCTCGTCGAGGAGTGAAGGCGACCTTCTTTGTTGTTGGTGAGGTTGCTCGTGACCATCCTGAGCTGGTTGCACAAATCGCTGCCGATGGCCACGAAATCGGCTCGCACGGACATACACACCGGCCGTTGTTCGAACTGACCCGTGAGCAGTTTTCTCATGAGATAGAACGCAGCACCGCGGCGATCCAGGACGCCACCGGCACGATGCCGGTCGGCTTTCGTGCCCCAAACTTCTCGGTGACGCCGCGGACACAGTGGGCCATTGCGGTGCTCGAGGCGAGCGAGTATCAGTACGATTCGAGTGTATTTCCCGTTCGAACACCGATGTACGGTGTCACTGGAGCACCCGTTCGACCGTATTCGATCGACCCGACTGCGCCCTTTGAGGATCGACCAGCAGATCACGCACTCGTCGAATTGCCGCTCGCTGTGTTCCACCCCCGGTTTAAACTACCGGTCGCCGGTGGATTTTATGCTCGGCTGCTTCCGACGCAACTGCTACAACGGGGAATACGAACGCTCAACGCACGCGGGCTTCCAGCAACGATTTACTTCCATCCGTGGGAGTTCAACCCTGCTGTGAAGACCCCGTCAGTCACGGCACACAAGCGCTTTGTCAGCTTCCACGGAATCAATCGGCTAAAATCGAAGCTAGAGACACTCCTCGATACGTTCACGTTCACGACGGCTGCCTCGGTTGCCCGCGAGTACGCCAACGAGAATGATCTCGTATCTTACGACACACCGTCACCAGTTTTCCAGAGCGAGGACAGCCGATGA